In the genome of Fulvivirga maritima, one region contains:
- a CDS encoding DEAD/DEAH box helicase, whose protein sequence is MNWRSETLSLTRKEKARKRYFIGEYRIKVEVKENIDWFDIHAVIQFGDYEISFKELRKLIVKKKMEVTLPNGEIAVIPESWLTEYSELFAFAEEDEDGTPKLKKHHLALVQDLENGNLAKVTMSRKLESLKGFEEIEDASSPKSFKGELRPYQKAGYNWLMFLNQYKFGGCLADDMGLGKTVQTLTMLLAQKEAGVEGASLLIMPTSLIYNWEMEAKKFTPKLKVFTYTGTNREKDPTKFAKYDIIVTSYGIVRLDVDILTEYYFNYVILDESQAIKNPASNIAKAVRELNARNRLILTGTPLENSTMDLWSQMHFINPGLLGSQSFFKNEFLNPIEKKQDEDKMRKLNAIIKPFILRRHKSQVATELPEKVENIQYSSLTPDQDKEYEKVKSFYRNKILENIENQGLNKSQLLLLQGLTKLRQIANHPKLVDQEYDGDSGKMEDVILKLDNAIRDDHKILIFSQFVKHLSILAEHLKEKKIDFAYLDGSTKDRQGQVERFQNTPELKVFLISLKAGGLGLNLTKADYVFILDPWWNPAIEAQAVDRAHRIGQENKVFTYKFITKNTVEEKILALQKHKRRLASELITTEESFVKSLSQSDIESLLS, encoded by the coding sequence ATGAACTGGAGAAGCGAAACTTTAAGCTTAACCAGAAAGGAAAAGGCGAGAAAAAGGTATTTTATTGGAGAATATCGCATAAAAGTAGAAGTAAAAGAAAATATTGACTGGTTCGATATTCACGCGGTAATCCAATTTGGTGATTATGAAATTTCCTTCAAAGAGCTCAGAAAACTAATAGTAAAGAAGAAAATGGAAGTAACGCTGCCTAATGGCGAAATAGCGGTAATTCCTGAATCTTGGCTCACCGAATACTCAGAACTATTTGCCTTTGCAGAAGAAGATGAAGACGGCACACCAAAGCTGAAGAAGCACCACCTTGCTCTGGTTCAAGATCTTGAAAATGGAAATCTTGCCAAAGTTACCATGAGCAGAAAGCTGGAATCCCTTAAAGGTTTTGAAGAAATAGAAGATGCCTCCTCTCCTAAAAGTTTTAAAGGAGAGCTCAGACCATACCAGAAAGCAGGTTATAACTGGCTTATGTTCCTTAACCAATATAAGTTTGGCGGCTGCTTGGCAGATGATATGGGTCTTGGTAAAACTGTACAAACGCTCACTATGCTACTAGCTCAAAAAGAAGCTGGAGTAGAAGGAGCTTCTTTACTAATAATGCCCACCTCTCTTATTTATAACTGGGAGATGGAAGCCAAGAAATTTACGCCTAAGCTCAAAGTTTTTACCTACACAGGCACTAATCGAGAGAAAGACCCTACCAAATTTGCCAAATATGATATCATAGTTACTTCATATGGTATTGTTAGGCTAGATGTTGATATTCTAACTGAGTATTATTTTAACTATGTGATTCTGGATGAATCTCAAGCCATAAAAAACCCGGCTTCTAACATAGCTAAAGCGGTAAGAGAATTAAATGCCCGCAACAGGCTCATTCTAACTGGTACGCCTTTAGAAAATAGTACAATGGACCTCTGGTCTCAAATGCACTTTATTAACCCTGGGTTACTCGGTAGCCAAAGTTTTTTCAAAAACGAGTTTCTTAATCCTATAGAAAAGAAGCAGGATGAGGACAAAATGAGAAAGCTTAATGCCATTATAAAACCATTTATTCTGCGTAGGCACAAGTCTCAGGTAGCTACAGAGCTTCCTGAAAAGGTGGAAAACATTCAATATAGCTCCCTTACCCCTGACCAGGATAAGGAGTACGAAAAGGTGAAGTCCTTCTATAGAAACAAGATTCTTGAGAATATAGAGAATCAAGGGCTTAACAAGTCTCAATTATTGCTTTTACAAGGATTAACTAAACTCCGACAAATAGCTAATCACCCTAAATTGGTAGATCAGGAGTATGACGGAGACTCAGGTAAAATGGAAGATGTAATTCTCAAACTGGACAATGCCATTAGGGATGATCATAAAATCCTTATTTTCAGCCAGTTCGTAAAGCACCTTTCTATTTTAGCAGAACATTTAAAAGAGAAGAAAATAGACTTCGCTTACTTAGATGGCTCCACTAAAGACAGACAAGGGCAGGTAGAGCGCTTTCAGAATACCCCTGAGCTAAAGGTATTCCTCATCTCCCTAAAAGCTGGTGGATTAGGACTCAACCTCACCAAAGCGGATTATGTATTCATTTTGGATCCTTGGTGGAACCCTGCTATAGAAGCACAAGCTGTGGATAGAGCTCACAGGATAGGCCAGGAAAATAAGGTGTTTACCTATAAGTTTATTACTAAAAATACAGTTGAGGAAAAAATCCTTGCTCTACAGAAGCACAAAAGGCGATTGGCTAGCGAATTAATCACTACAGAAGAAAGTTTTGTAAAAAGTCTTTCACAATCTGACATAGAATCATTATTATCATAA
- a CDS encoding lysophospholipid acyltransferase family protein, giving the protein MTNFGDRMFIIKLLSRLPLWFLYGVSDVLFFVVYYVVGYRKKVVYQNLKNSFPEKTEQERKAIAKAFYHRFMDFAVETLKAFTISEKTLMKHVKMVNFEMLNDELAKGKSAVVMATHQFNWELASQASCVYLSYPVDAVYQTLSNASFNKLMYDTRARFGGEPIDKSKILRTILKTKERVRVIAMVADQSPRRKSTKYWTTFLNQDTAFFTGAEQLAQTLNFPVLFFRVTRPKRRQYQVEFVKLGEPPYEKNHDIVEAYARETERLIRDEPEGYLWTHKRWKLKKEVQE; this is encoded by the coding sequence ATGACTAATTTTGGGGATCGTATGTTTATTATAAAATTACTTTCAAGGCTGCCATTATGGTTTTTATATGGGGTGTCTGATGTGCTGTTTTTTGTAGTTTACTATGTGGTGGGCTATAGGAAAAAGGTAGTATATCAAAACCTTAAAAATTCATTTCCTGAGAAAACTGAGCAAGAGCGAAAGGCCATAGCTAAGGCATTTTATCATAGGTTTATGGATTTTGCAGTGGAAACCCTCAAGGCATTTACCATTTCAGAGAAAACACTGATGAAGCATGTGAAGATGGTTAATTTCGAAATGCTTAACGATGAACTGGCAAAGGGGAAATCAGCTGTAGTAATGGCTACTCATCAGTTTAATTGGGAGTTGGCTTCGCAGGCAAGCTGTGTTTATCTTTCATACCCGGTAGATGCGGTGTACCAGACCTTATCTAATGCCAGTTTTAATAAGTTAATGTATGATACCAGAGCGCGTTTTGGGGGTGAGCCTATAGATAAAAGTAAGATTCTCCGCACCATTCTTAAAACAAAGGAAAGAGTACGTGTAATAGCTATGGTAGCGGATCAGTCTCCCAGAAGAAAGTCTACCAAGTACTGGACTACGTTTCTAAATCAGGATACAGCCTTTTTTACGGGTGCCGAGCAGTTGGCTCAAACACTTAACTTTCCAGTATTATTTTTTAGAGTGACCAGGCCTAAAAGAAGGCAATATCAGGTGGAGTTTGTAAAGCTCGGAGAGCCTCCTTATGAGAAGAACCATGATATTGTGGAGGCATATGCTCGTGAAACAGAACGACTGATAAGAGATGAACCCGAAGGCTATCTTTGGACCCATAAACGGTGGAAGCTGAAGAAGGAAGTTCAGGAATAA